The proteins below come from a single Vibrio natriegens NBRC 15636 = ATCC 14048 = DSM 759 genomic window:
- the ampD gene encoding 1,6-anhydro-N-acetylmuramyl-L-alanine amidase AmpD has product MPPIIENGWLTQAKHVPSPFFDARSDSTDISLLVVHNISLPPGQFGGPYIEDFFCGKLDPKVHPFFEVIHKMGVSAHCLIKRNGEIVQFVSFLDRAWHAGQSSFAGRAGCNDYSIGVELEGTEFVAYTDEQYQSLAGLSQAIMSQYPNITPQRITGHQYIAPLRKSDPGLSFDWVKYRRLI; this is encoded by the coding sequence ATGCCCCCAATAATCGAGAATGGCTGGTTGACGCAAGCAAAGCATGTTCCGTCGCCTTTTTTTGATGCTCGTTCAGATAGCACTGATATCTCTCTGCTTGTTGTTCATAACATCAGTTTGCCGCCTGGCCAGTTTGGCGGTCCTTATATAGAGGACTTTTTCTGTGGGAAATTGGACCCGAAAGTACATCCATTTTTTGAAGTAATTCACAAAATGGGGGTTTCGGCTCATTGCTTAATAAAGAGAAATGGCGAGATTGTACAGTTTGTGTCCTTTCTCGATAGAGCATGGCATGCTGGCCAGTCAAGTTTTGCCGGACGAGCTGGATGCAATGACTATTCGATAGGTGTTGAGCTGGAAGGGACTGAGTTTGTCGCATACACAGATGAGCAATATCAGTCACTTGCGGGTTTATCTCAAGCGATTATGTCGCAATACCCTAACATTACCCCTCAACGAATTACTGGCCACCAGTACATCGCCCCGCTAAGAAAAAGTGACCCTGGCTTAAGTTTTGACTGGGTCAAGTATCGACGACTAATTTGA
- the nadC gene encoding carboxylating nicotinate-nucleotide diphosphorylase, producing MKNTHNSQERLEYLKQQLPLEITRSVADTLKEDLGGTVDINNDITASLIPEDAVNTATIITREHGVFCGQAWADEVFKQLGGKVTIEWYVQDGDKVEPNQTLCTLSGPARDLLTGERNAMNFIQTLSGCATTTSVYAEKIAHTECRLLDTRKTIPGLRSALKYAVACGGGFNHRIGVFDAYLIKENHIIACGGITQAITTAKELNPGKPVEVETESLDELKEAIEAGADIIMLDNFTKEMMREAVEINAGRAALENSGNITLDTIAEYAETGVDYISVGALTKHLKAMDLSMRFK from the coding sequence ATGAAGAACACACACAACAGCCAAGAACGCCTGGAATACCTGAAACAACAACTTCCTCTGGAGATCACTCGCTCCGTCGCCGATACCTTAAAAGAAGACCTCGGCGGCACAGTGGATATCAACAACGATATCACCGCATCTCTTATCCCTGAAGATGCCGTTAACACTGCGACGATCATTACACGTGAGCACGGTGTGTTCTGCGGTCAGGCTTGGGCAGATGAAGTATTTAAACAGCTGGGCGGTAAAGTGACTATCGAGTGGTATGTACAAGACGGTGACAAGGTTGAACCAAACCAGACACTTTGTACCTTATCAGGCCCTGCTCGTGACCTGCTTACTGGCGAGCGTAACGCGATGAACTTTATTCAGACGCTTTCTGGTTGTGCGACCACAACGTCCGTGTACGCAGAAAAGATCGCGCACACCGAGTGCCGTCTGTTAGATACGCGCAAAACTATTCCGGGTCTGCGCAGCGCTCTAAAATACGCCGTAGCTTGTGGCGGTGGCTTCAACCACCGTATCGGCGTATTCGATGCATACCTCATTAAAGAAAACCACATCATTGCCTGCGGCGGCATCACTCAAGCGATCACAACAGCAAAAGAGTTGAACCCTGGCAAACCAGTCGAAGTGGAAACAGAAAGCTTAGACGAGTTAAAAGAAGCGATTGAAGCCGGTGCGGATATCATCATGCTGGATAACTTTACTAAAGAGATGATGCGTGAAGCAGTAGAAATCAACGCAGGTCGCGCAGCATTAGAAAACTCTGGCAACATCACCTTAGACACCATCGCAGAATATGCAGAAACAGGCGTCGATTACATCTCTGTCGGCGCGCTAACCAAGCACCTGAAAGCGATGGATCTTTCGATGCGCTTCAAATAA
- a CDS encoding pilin — protein sequence MKSNKQKKQQGFTLIELMIVVAVIGVLAAIAIPQYQNYVKKSALGVGLANITALKTNIEDYIATEGSFPSTTSGTKADFTRLGTVEDMGDGNVLITPTSDGSLDGTVKFTFDAGVVNTQKIQLVRSGGLWICETTAASEISPKGCAAGSTIK from the coding sequence ATGAAGTCAAATAAACAGAAAAAACAGCAAGGCTTTACGCTGATTGAATTAATGATCGTGGTGGCGGTAATAGGGGTTTTGGCAGCAATTGCTATCCCTCAGTACCAAAACTACGTAAAGAAATCAGCTTTAGGAGTAGGCCTAGCAAATATTACTGCTCTGAAAACTAACATCGAGGATTATATTGCTACTGAAGGTAGCTTTCCTTCAACAACATCAGGTACCAAAGCTGATTTTACGCGGCTCGGTACCGTAGAAGACATGGGAGATGGCAACGTTCTAATCACCCCTACAAGCGACGGCTCTTTAGATGGAACAGTAAAATTCACCTTTGATGCAGGTGTCGTCAATACACAAAAGATTCAGTTAGTTCGATCTGGTGGACTTTGGATATGTGAAACGACAGCAGCAAGTGAAATATCTCCAAAAGGTTGTGCTGCTGGTTCAACGATTAAATAA
- the pilB gene encoding type IV-A pilus assembly ATPase PilB translates to MLFNLIGTLRNANLIIQHQEESLIEQVNASGISIPEALVNSGIFTSRELATHLSSIFGLPYEPLSNYDYSALCQKLGLRELITSHHALPLERTPSTLTLAIADPTNQQAEDDFRFATGLQIDLVITDFSELDAAIRRLYGRALGQERSGLKEINQEELANLVDVGADEIDNIEDLSQDQSPVSRYINQILLDAVRKGASDIHFEPYEKMYRVRLRCDGILIETQQPPSHLSRRLSARIKILSKLDIAERRMPQDGRIKLKLNQDTAIDMRVSTLPTLFGEKIVLRLLDSSSASLDIDKLGYSDQQKQLYLDALRRPQGMILMTGPTGSGKTVSLYTGLSILNKPEINISTAEDPVEINLSGINQVQVQPKIGFGFAEALRSFLRQDPDVVMVGEIRDLDTAEIAIKAAQTGHLVLSTLHTNSAAETVIRLTNMGVESYNLASSLSLVIAQRLARKLCSHCKQPQEVTAALQHIGIQATDQIYQANPNGCNHCTHGYSGRTGIYEVMRFDETLSEALIKGASVNQLEKLAIRNGMSTLQMSGIEKLKQGVTSFSELQRVLYF, encoded by the coding sequence ATGTTATTCAACTTAATTGGGACTCTTCGTAATGCTAATCTGATTATCCAGCACCAAGAAGAGTCGTTAATAGAGCAAGTCAACGCTTCTGGTATTTCGATACCGGAAGCGTTAGTCAATTCAGGCATATTTACCTCCAGAGAACTCGCCACTCATCTAAGTTCAATCTTTGGTTTACCCTACGAACCGTTATCTAATTATGATTACAGCGCCCTGTGCCAAAAATTGGGGCTGCGCGAGCTGATCACGAGTCATCATGCCCTGCCACTGGAGCGAACGCCTTCGACGTTAACTCTCGCTATTGCCGACCCAACTAACCAACAAGCAGAAGATGATTTTCGCTTTGCAACCGGATTGCAAATTGATCTCGTCATTACGGATTTTTCGGAGCTTGATGCTGCGATTCGCCGTTTGTACGGTCGCGCGTTAGGTCAGGAGAGATCCGGCTTAAAAGAGATCAACCAAGAAGAGTTGGCTAATTTGGTTGACGTCGGTGCTGATGAAATCGATAACATCGAAGACTTAAGTCAGGACCAATCACCGGTTAGTCGCTATATCAACCAGATTTTATTGGATGCTGTACGTAAAGGGGCATCCGATATCCACTTTGAACCTTATGAAAAAATGTATCGGGTTCGGCTGCGTTGTGACGGCATTCTAATTGAGACTCAACAGCCGCCAAGCCATTTAAGTCGACGCTTATCGGCTCGAATCAAAATTCTGTCCAAGCTTGATATTGCTGAAAGGCGTATGCCGCAAGACGGTCGAATAAAGTTAAAGCTTAATCAAGACACTGCGATTGATATGCGAGTGTCCACCTTACCCACTCTATTCGGAGAAAAAATCGTATTGCGACTGCTCGACAGCAGCTCCGCTTCTCTGGATATCGATAAACTAGGCTACAGTGACCAGCAAAAGCAGCTGTACTTAGATGCTCTGCGTCGTCCACAAGGCATGATTTTAATGACCGGCCCAACCGGCAGCGGCAAAACCGTCTCGTTGTACACAGGGCTGAGCATACTCAATAAACCAGAGATCAATATTTCTACGGCTGAAGACCCGGTGGAAATCAACCTCTCCGGAATTAATCAGGTTCAGGTTCAACCCAAGATAGGCTTTGGTTTCGCCGAGGCACTGCGCTCTTTCCTGCGTCAAGATCCTGATGTGGTCATGGTGGGAGAAATCCGCGATTTGGACACAGCAGAAATCGCGATTAAGGCCGCACAAACCGGACACTTAGTCTTGTCGACACTCCACACAAATTCAGCCGCTGAAACCGTTATCCGCCTAACGAATATGGGCGTTGAAAGCTACAACCTCGCCTCTTCGCTCAGCCTTGTTATTGCCCAGCGCTTAGCCCGTAAACTTTGCTCGCACTGTAAGCAGCCTCAAGAGGTTACCGCCGCATTACAACATATTGGCATTCAAGCAACTGACCAGATTTATCAAGCTAACCCAAATGGCTGTAACCACTGTACACACGGCTATTCGGGAAGAACTGGCATCTATGAGGTGATGCGTTTCGATGAAACCCTATCCGAAGCACTGATTAAAGGTGCCTCGGTAAATCAACTCGAAAAACTCGCCATCCGTAACGGGATGAGCACACTACAAATGTCAGGTATTGAAAAGCTTAAGCAAGGCGTCACAAGCTTTAGCGAACTGCAGCGCGTGCTCTACTTTTAA